One segment of Mugil cephalus isolate CIBA_MC_2020 chromosome 14, CIBA_Mcephalus_1.1, whole genome shotgun sequence DNA contains the following:
- the topaz1 gene encoding protein TOPAZ1 isoform X3 — protein sequence MVSMFPSVSRVKLNRAMLNDVGLNLVPRRRRLLKSLNNLESDSKTQTNNLVCEPVSQKDAASVPGSNEPVQTFLTRHMDSESVTGVARSLCEGEPSSCRRTPMDVRQDEGNAREIDRNRHPSPTGRSCPEQCLRRAGGAPHCDLCVKCQYIFPPHKITCMHRPKFTRPDSETSKVDLKIKKGNAVPKASKKIVIWLDQYPKVTLCDLSQKCHACSHNCGYELPNVLKRKVVRCFKRDMRAGFHLWPICLGYDKHKSEKNRLVKSSKGHPIVGCEKRISLSQSLIEHQKHQEEGKDTNEGECRTGMGDRNAVEDHGLGSQTHRDKKIKLQTSEGSSSTFASAVKENCITEEPCGHDPTKTQMSQYQDIEEDTAESFTCQRVRVYMKEVETSCARTCMSWPFSNSNMTCTAATPCLAGSVNPSTRDKRDSETVSQNLPSSCSKQIKDTLSKTPTENQKENGTSMLAERNGKRLSNMSSFSDMEIAPCHMQSLASLHSDTASFSSLAPLHREPVIDTVSASSLLVNGAETHSSMSTPSPSALGLSDLETDTTLSSPMFIHSGLSSLSETPSPFPPSTLLKKVPCIELKAVENTLLNCKGSQMDSCSPSPYAPVHNSDCSQSCDSSLLLPQDDSRSDEELLTNRSPPKLEPYYNISPFKHSNVVACLKENLLLCNISKELCMETGEFTLPPVLSPVASPPRQPWRRNFSLQSSGCSGEEMEEEESSIFKLKEVSTYFEALHDSTEGEPSSSGTDEEVDESNEEESHDETDCEHNAEDANRHSEQVPLDPKLKATLTSGVLTETCSSPSSDEDDSVTFSNEGPWYSGGERSSPQITSSGRAVAGDCQPGSLDEVTAYEQDILLVNVIQDDPELFTDLPDQRLLKLGPTRVIEAPKIQPSSNLDGATLGFKQGLTAVNITFHCNSPENTEERNSRPWRPQWNTTTTSKTQNTGEQTRNLGNFDVNNNNLNDGLEWSPPTKTANPPHDMISLLRPKGNGPWITNSANTTDFRRQKSDPYCRHYFSESLSCGFKMCRFQHLPLQGDEKFCAEIVTRFTKNPACLQKAGAVFTGYYQKNPPGVYFSMPALLSLLWALLKAGMVCDVFSVLSVSLAHKIVPGHEFLLALYNFVREKGFTSLVPELIQLTFKMANAGLELSLDCLDCVKNAPVFQQKVCPDSPGSLSSNHKSSTGAPMPECLDLALAVVEIELCTTQEDWRRMGDVLRSICHSGQHPNQVERLSGRIAIALLSESKDKLSLPFAAFAKTVYQKEGEDSLIIGFVGRIGVSLMLRYHKTHQWVKGRKVVEIMSLSKINYSTLKGLFGNENGASRCCLVTVATELFLRSGSVQGALHTLRENEWFLSSLSWPCEPADLESRTGLLIRLSEKTSHRETLEVLCNLPGIKEPNGTIDISRYSHLFNTHLQACVDRQILPVASDTIIFMLSKKLPVDHKVLKMLFHKLGQQSLWLRAREVFRCCLSGGYYPGVFATPGCRTLLLPCQLGEVELALTFEMFIAVNATVILQLSETTTSSLSITLKRTLSCERAYLSAGSRLLSAACILQPKVTVHYVAVNSLQEQVFSLDVPSARRWLRCNHLWANEVWTH from the exons ATGGTTAGCATGTTCCCGTCTGTTAGCAGGGTGAAACTTAACCGAGCCATGTTAAACGATGTCGGCTTAAACCTGGTGCCGCGGCGGAGGCGACTGCTGAAGTCGCTAAATAACCTTGAAAGTGACTCCAAAACACAAACGAACAATTTAGTTTGTGAACCAGTGTCACAGAAGGACGCTGCATCGGTTCCTGGCAGCAATGAACCCGTCCAAACTTTTTTAACGCGCCATATGGATTCAGAGAGTGTGACAGGCGTAGCCAGAAGTCTCTGTGAAGGAGAGCCGTCGTCGTGCAGAAGGACCCCTATGGACGTCAGACAAGACGAGGGAAACGCTAGAG AGATTGATAGAAACAGACATCCAAGCCCCACTGGACGGTCCTGTCCAGAACAGTGTTTGAGAAGAGCTGGGGGAGCACCCCACTGTGATCTTTGTGTGAAATGTCAATACATTTTCCCTCCGCACAAGATAACATGTATGCACCGACCAAAATTCACACGCCCAGATTCAGAGACATCTAAAGTTGATTTAAAGATCAAGAAAGGCAACGCAGTCCCCAAGGCCTCTAAGAAGATTGTCATATGGCTAGACCAGTACCCGAAAGTGACCCTTTGTGACTTGTCCCAAAAATGTCATGCATGCAGTCACAATTGTGGCTATGAGTTACCGAATGTTCTCAAGCGCAAGGTTGTGCGTTGCTTCAAACGGGACATGAGAGCTGGATTTCATTTATGGCCCATTTGTTTAGGATATGATAAACACAAAAGTGAGAAAAATCGTCTGGTTAAAAGTAGTAAGGGTCATCCCATTGTTGGGTGTGAGAAGAGAATCTCCCTGTCTCAAAGTCTCATTGAACACCAGAAACATCAAGAAGAAG GTAAAGACACAAACGAGGGAGAGTGCAGGACAGGCATGGGGGACAGAAATGCTGTAGAGGACCATGGGCTGGGATCACAGActcacagagacaaaaaaataaagctgcagacTAGTGAAGGGAGCAGCAGCACTTTTGCGTCAGCTGTAAAAGAAAACTGTATCACAGAGGAACCATGTGGTCACGAtcccacaaaaacacaaatgtcacaatATCAGGACATTGAGGAGGACACAGCTGAGTCATTCACTTGCCAGAGAGTGAGGGTCTATATGAAAGAAGTAGAAACTTCATGTGCACGCACCTGCATGTCATGGCCCTTCTCAAACAGCAACATGACTTGTACTGCTGCCACACCTTGTTTGGCTGGGTCTGTTAATCCGTCAACAAGGGATAAGAGAGACTCTGAAACAGTCAGTCAAAACCTGCCAAGTTCATGCAGCAAACAGATCAAGGACACACTCTCAAAAACACCTACAGAGAACCAAAAAGAGAATGGCACAAGCATGTTAGCAGAGAGAAATGGGAAAAGACTCAGTAATATGTCTTCATTCTCAGACATGGAGATTGCACCGTGCCATATGCAGTCACTAGCGAGCCTCCACTCAGATACAGCTTCGTTTTCCAGTTTGGCTCCCTTACACAGGGAGCCTGTCATAGATACAGTCTCAGCCTCATCTTTGCTAGTTAATGGAGCAGAAACCCACAGCTCCATGTCTACACCTTCACCCTCAGCACTTGGCCTGAGTGACTTGGAAACTGACACTACTTTGTCTTCTCCTATGTTCATACACAGCGGTTTGAGTAGCCTCTCAGAAACACCATCCCCCTTCCCACCATCAACTCTGCTTAAGAAAGTCCCGTGTATTGAATTGAAAGCTGTGGAAAACACATTGCTCAACTGTAAAGGATCCCAGATGGATTCATGCAGTCCATCGCCATATGCTCCTGTACATAACTCTGACTGCTCTCAGTCATGcgactcctccctcctcctcccacaagATGACAGCAGGAGTGATGAAGAGCTTCTCACGAACAGGAGCCCACCAAAACTGGAGCCATATTATAACATAAGTCCCTTTAAGCACAGCAACGTAGTTGCTTGTCTTAAAGAGAACTTATTATTATGCAACATTTCCAAGGAACTTTGCATGGAGACAGGAGAGTTCACGCTTCCACCTGTTCTGTCTCCTGTAGCTTCACCACCAAGGCAACCATGGAGGAGAAACTTCTCCTTACAAAGTTCAGGTTGTTCAGGTgaagaaatggaggaagaagaaagcagtatatttaaattaaaagaagtCTCTACGTATTTCGAAGCTCTACATGACAGCACTGAAGGGGAGCCTTCCTCCTCAGGCACTGATGAAGAGGTGGATGAAAGTAATGAAGAGGAAAGCCATGATGAAACTGATTGCGAACATAATGCGGAAGATGCCAACAGGCATTCTGAGCAAGTTCCTTTAGATCCTAAACTAAAGGCAACCCTTACCTCAGGTGTTCTGACAGAAACCTGCTCTTCTCCTAGCAGTGATGAAGATGACAGTGTAACCTTTAGTAATGAAGGACCATGGTACTCTGGAGGAGAGCGGTCAAGCCCTCAAATAACAAGCAGTGGAAGGGCCGTAGCTGGTGATTGTCAGCCAGGTAGTTTGGATGAGGTCACAGCTTATGAACAGGATATCCTACTGGTGAATGTGATACAGGATGATCCAGAGCTGTTCACCGACCTGCCTGATCAAAGGCTCCTGAAACTGGGTCCTACCAGAGTTATTGAGGCCCCTAAAATCCAACCCTCATCCAACTTAGATGGAGCAACACTAGGGTTTAAACAAGG attgACAGCAGTTAATATAACTTTCCACTGCAACAGTCCTGAAAACACAG aggagaggaacagCAGGCCATGGAGACCACAGTggaacaccaccaccactagCAAAACTCAAAACACGGGCGAGCAAACTCGAAATTTG GGTAATTTCGATGTCAACAACAATAATCTAAATGATGGCCTGGAATG GAGCCCCCCCACCAAAACAGCGAACCCACCTCATGACATGATCTCCCTGCTTAGGCCAAAAGGAAATG GCCCGTGGATCACAAACTCAGCAAACACAACAGATTTTAGACGCCAGAAATCTGATCCA TACTGCAGACATTACTTCAGTGAATCACTGTCCTGCGGGTTCAAAATGTGTCGCTTCCAACATCTGCCTTTGCAGGGGGATGAGAAG TTCTGTGCTGAAATTGTAACAAGGTTCACAAAAAATCCAGCGTGCCTCCAGAAAGCAG GAGCTGTGTTTACAGGATACTACCAGAAAAACCCACCAGGAGTGTATTTCTCCATGCCAGCTCTTCTGTCCCTCCTCTGGGCTTTGCTCAAAGCCGGCATGGTGTGTGACGTCTTTTCGGTTCTCAGTGTCAGCTTGGCTCACAAAATAGTG CCTGGTCATGAGTTCCTGCTAGCCCTTTATAACTTTGTGAGAGAAAAGGGTTTCACAAGTCTTGTGCCCGAACTCATCCAGCTCACATTTAAG ATGGCTAATGCAGGTCTAGAGCTGAGTTTGGATTGCCTTGATTGTGTAAAAAATGCTCCTGTGTTCCAGCAGAAGGTTTGTCCAGATTCACCTGGTTCACTGTCTAGCAACCACAA ATCATCCACGGGTGCACCCATGCCAGAGTGCCTGGATTTAGCCCTTGCTGTTGTGGAAATAGAG CTTTGTACCACTCAGGAGGACTGGAGGCGGATGGGAGATGTTCTCAGGTCAATCTGCCACTCGGGCCAGCACCCGAATCAAGTGGAACGCCTCAGTGGTCGCATCGCTATTGCTCTCCTGTCTGAGAGCAAAGACAAGCTGTCACTGCCATTTGCTGCCTTTGCTAAGACAG tgtATCAGAAGGAAGGTGAGGACAGCCTGATCATTGGGTTTGTAGGCAGAATTGGTGTCTCTCTGATGTTGAGATACCACAAGACGCACCAGTGGGTCAAG GGTCGGAAGGTGGTGGAGATAATGTCCCTTTCAAAAATCAACTATTCGACACTGAAGGGTCTGTTTGGGAATGAAAACGGAGCGTCACGCTGCTGCCTGGTCACTGTGGCTACGGAGCTTTTCCTCCGGAGTGGCAGCGTGCAGGGAGCTCTACATACGCTGCGAG AGAACGAATGGTTCCTGAGCTCACTCTCGTGGCCGTGCGAGCCCGCTGATCTAGAGAGTAGGACCGGTTTGTTGATCCGTCTGTCGGAGAAAACCTCTCACAGAGAGACGTTGGAGGTGCTCTGTAATCTCCCAGGGATTAAAGAGCCAAATG gCACGATAGACATCTCCAGGTACAGTCATCTGTTTAACACTCACCTGCAAGCGTGTGTGGACAGACAGATTCTTCCTGTCGCTTCCGACACCATCATCTTCATGTTGTCCAAAAAACTGCCAGTGGACCACAAAGTGCTTAAGATGCTTTTCCACAAACTGGGCCAGCAAAGCCTCTGGTTGCGAGCACGGGAGGTCTTCAGAT GCTGTCTCAGTGGGGGTTACTACCCTGGAGTATTTGCCACCCCTGGGTGCAGGACACTCCTCCTCCCCTGTCAGCTGGGAGAGGTCGAGCTGGCCCTCACATTTGAGATGTTCATCGCTGTCAACGCAACAGTCATTCTCCAGCTTTCAGAAACCACCACATCTTCTCTTAGCATCACTCTTAAAAG gactcTGAGCTGTGAGAGAGCCTACCTCTCTGCTGGTAGccgtctcctctctgcagcctgtATCCTTCAGCCCAAAGTAACTGTCCACTACGTAGCAGTTAACTCTTTACAAGAGCAAGTTTTCTCACTTGATGTCCCCTCCGCTCGCCGCTGGCTCCGCTGCAATCATTTGTGGGCCAATGAGGTTTGGACACACTGA
- the topaz1 gene encoding protein TOPAZ1 isoform X6, protein MVSMFPSVSRVKLNRAMLNDVGLNLVPRRRRLLKSLNNLESDSKTQTNNLVCEPVSQKDAASVPGSNEPVQTFLTRHMDSESVTGVARSLCEGEPSSCRRTPMDVRQDEGNARGKDTNEGECRTGMGDRNAVEDHGLGSQTHRDKKIKLQTSEGSSSTFASAVKENCITEEPCGHDPTKTQMSQYQDIEEDTAESFTCQRVRVYMKEVETSCARTCMSWPFSNSNMTCTAATPCLAGSVNPSTRDKRDSETVSQNLPSSCSKQIKDTLSKTPTENQKENGTSMLAERNGKRLSNMSSFSDMEIAPCHMQSLASLHSDTASFSSLAPLHREPVIDTVSASSLLVNGAETHSSMSTPSPSALGLSDLETDTTLSSPMFIHSGLSSLSETPSPFPPSTLLKKVPCIELKAVENTLLNCKGSQMDSCSPSPYAPVHNSDCSQSCDSSLLLPQDDSRSDEELLTNRSPPKLEPYYNISPFKHSNVVACLKENLLLCNISKELCMETGEFTLPPVLSPVASPPRQPWRRNFSLQSSGCSGEEMEEEESSIFKLKEVSTYFEALHDSTEGEPSSSGTDEEVDESNEEESHDETDCEHNAEDANRHSEQVPLDPKLKATLTSGVLTETCSSPSSDEDDSVTFSNEGPWYSGGERSSPQITSSGRAVAGDCQPGSLDEVTAYEQDILLVNVIQDDPELFTDLPDQRLLKLGPTRVIEAPKIQPSSNLDGATLGFKQGLTAVNITFHCNSPENTEERNSRPWRPQWNTTTTSKTQNTGEQTRNLGNFDVNNNNLNDGLEWSPPTKTANPPHDMISLLRPKGNGPWITNSANTTDFRRQKSDPYCRHYFSESLSCGFKMCRFQHLPLQGDEKFCAEIVTRFTKNPACLQKAGAVFTGYYQKNPPGVYFSMPALLSLLWALLKAGMVCDVFSVLSVSLAHKIVPGHEFLLALYNFVREKGFTSLVPELIQLTFKMANAGLELSLDCLDCVKNAPVFQQKVCPDSPGSLSSNHKSSTGAPMPECLDLALAVVEIELCTTQEDWRRMGDVLRSICHSGQHPNQVERLSGRIAIALLSESKDKLSLPFAAFAKTVYQKEGEDSLIIGFVGRIGVSLMLRYHKTHQWVKGRKVVEIMSLSKINYSTLKGLFGNENGASRCCLVTVATELFLRSGSVQGALHTLRENEWFLSSLSWPCEPADLESRTGLLIRLSEKTSHRETLEVLCNLPGIKEPNGTIDISRYSHLFNTHLQACVDRQILPVASDTIIFMLSKKLPVDHKVLKMLFHKLGQQSLWLRAREVFRCCLSGGYYPGVFATPGCRTLLLPCQLGEVELALTFEMFIAVNATVILQLSETTTSSLSITLKRTLSCERAYLSAGSRLLSAACILQPKVTVHYVAVNSLQEQVFSLDVPSARRWLRCNHLWANEVWTH, encoded by the exons ATGGTTAGCATGTTCCCGTCTGTTAGCAGGGTGAAACTTAACCGAGCCATGTTAAACGATGTCGGCTTAAACCTGGTGCCGCGGCGGAGGCGACTGCTGAAGTCGCTAAATAACCTTGAAAGTGACTCCAAAACACAAACGAACAATTTAGTTTGTGAACCAGTGTCACAGAAGGACGCTGCATCGGTTCCTGGCAGCAATGAACCCGTCCAAACTTTTTTAACGCGCCATATGGATTCAGAGAGTGTGACAGGCGTAGCCAGAAGTCTCTGTGAAGGAGAGCCGTCGTCGTGCAGAAGGACCCCTATGGACGTCAGACAAGACGAGGGAAACGCTAGAG GTAAAGACACAAACGAGGGAGAGTGCAGGACAGGCATGGGGGACAGAAATGCTGTAGAGGACCATGGGCTGGGATCACAGActcacagagacaaaaaaataaagctgcagacTAGTGAAGGGAGCAGCAGCACTTTTGCGTCAGCTGTAAAAGAAAACTGTATCACAGAGGAACCATGTGGTCACGAtcccacaaaaacacaaatgtcacaatATCAGGACATTGAGGAGGACACAGCTGAGTCATTCACTTGCCAGAGAGTGAGGGTCTATATGAAAGAAGTAGAAACTTCATGTGCACGCACCTGCATGTCATGGCCCTTCTCAAACAGCAACATGACTTGTACTGCTGCCACACCTTGTTTGGCTGGGTCTGTTAATCCGTCAACAAGGGATAAGAGAGACTCTGAAACAGTCAGTCAAAACCTGCCAAGTTCATGCAGCAAACAGATCAAGGACACACTCTCAAAAACACCTACAGAGAACCAAAAAGAGAATGGCACAAGCATGTTAGCAGAGAGAAATGGGAAAAGACTCAGTAATATGTCTTCATTCTCAGACATGGAGATTGCACCGTGCCATATGCAGTCACTAGCGAGCCTCCACTCAGATACAGCTTCGTTTTCCAGTTTGGCTCCCTTACACAGGGAGCCTGTCATAGATACAGTCTCAGCCTCATCTTTGCTAGTTAATGGAGCAGAAACCCACAGCTCCATGTCTACACCTTCACCCTCAGCACTTGGCCTGAGTGACTTGGAAACTGACACTACTTTGTCTTCTCCTATGTTCATACACAGCGGTTTGAGTAGCCTCTCAGAAACACCATCCCCCTTCCCACCATCAACTCTGCTTAAGAAAGTCCCGTGTATTGAATTGAAAGCTGTGGAAAACACATTGCTCAACTGTAAAGGATCCCAGATGGATTCATGCAGTCCATCGCCATATGCTCCTGTACATAACTCTGACTGCTCTCAGTCATGcgactcctccctcctcctcccacaagATGACAGCAGGAGTGATGAAGAGCTTCTCACGAACAGGAGCCCACCAAAACTGGAGCCATATTATAACATAAGTCCCTTTAAGCACAGCAACGTAGTTGCTTGTCTTAAAGAGAACTTATTATTATGCAACATTTCCAAGGAACTTTGCATGGAGACAGGAGAGTTCACGCTTCCACCTGTTCTGTCTCCTGTAGCTTCACCACCAAGGCAACCATGGAGGAGAAACTTCTCCTTACAAAGTTCAGGTTGTTCAGGTgaagaaatggaggaagaagaaagcagtatatttaaattaaaagaagtCTCTACGTATTTCGAAGCTCTACATGACAGCACTGAAGGGGAGCCTTCCTCCTCAGGCACTGATGAAGAGGTGGATGAAAGTAATGAAGAGGAAAGCCATGATGAAACTGATTGCGAACATAATGCGGAAGATGCCAACAGGCATTCTGAGCAAGTTCCTTTAGATCCTAAACTAAAGGCAACCCTTACCTCAGGTGTTCTGACAGAAACCTGCTCTTCTCCTAGCAGTGATGAAGATGACAGTGTAACCTTTAGTAATGAAGGACCATGGTACTCTGGAGGAGAGCGGTCAAGCCCTCAAATAACAAGCAGTGGAAGGGCCGTAGCTGGTGATTGTCAGCCAGGTAGTTTGGATGAGGTCACAGCTTATGAACAGGATATCCTACTGGTGAATGTGATACAGGATGATCCAGAGCTGTTCACCGACCTGCCTGATCAAAGGCTCCTGAAACTGGGTCCTACCAGAGTTATTGAGGCCCCTAAAATCCAACCCTCATCCAACTTAGATGGAGCAACACTAGGGTTTAAACAAGG attgACAGCAGTTAATATAACTTTCCACTGCAACAGTCCTGAAAACACAG aggagaggaacagCAGGCCATGGAGACCACAGTggaacaccaccaccactagCAAAACTCAAAACACGGGCGAGCAAACTCGAAATTTG GGTAATTTCGATGTCAACAACAATAATCTAAATGATGGCCTGGAATG GAGCCCCCCCACCAAAACAGCGAACCCACCTCATGACATGATCTCCCTGCTTAGGCCAAAAGGAAATG GCCCGTGGATCACAAACTCAGCAAACACAACAGATTTTAGACGCCAGAAATCTGATCCA TACTGCAGACATTACTTCAGTGAATCACTGTCCTGCGGGTTCAAAATGTGTCGCTTCCAACATCTGCCTTTGCAGGGGGATGAGAAG TTCTGTGCTGAAATTGTAACAAGGTTCACAAAAAATCCAGCGTGCCTCCAGAAAGCAG GAGCTGTGTTTACAGGATACTACCAGAAAAACCCACCAGGAGTGTATTTCTCCATGCCAGCTCTTCTGTCCCTCCTCTGGGCTTTGCTCAAAGCCGGCATGGTGTGTGACGTCTTTTCGGTTCTCAGTGTCAGCTTGGCTCACAAAATAGTG CCTGGTCATGAGTTCCTGCTAGCCCTTTATAACTTTGTGAGAGAAAAGGGTTTCACAAGTCTTGTGCCCGAACTCATCCAGCTCACATTTAAG ATGGCTAATGCAGGTCTAGAGCTGAGTTTGGATTGCCTTGATTGTGTAAAAAATGCTCCTGTGTTCCAGCAGAAGGTTTGTCCAGATTCACCTGGTTCACTGTCTAGCAACCACAA ATCATCCACGGGTGCACCCATGCCAGAGTGCCTGGATTTAGCCCTTGCTGTTGTGGAAATAGAG CTTTGTACCACTCAGGAGGACTGGAGGCGGATGGGAGATGTTCTCAGGTCAATCTGCCACTCGGGCCAGCACCCGAATCAAGTGGAACGCCTCAGTGGTCGCATCGCTATTGCTCTCCTGTCTGAGAGCAAAGACAAGCTGTCACTGCCATTTGCTGCCTTTGCTAAGACAG tgtATCAGAAGGAAGGTGAGGACAGCCTGATCATTGGGTTTGTAGGCAGAATTGGTGTCTCTCTGATGTTGAGATACCACAAGACGCACCAGTGGGTCAAG GGTCGGAAGGTGGTGGAGATAATGTCCCTTTCAAAAATCAACTATTCGACACTGAAGGGTCTGTTTGGGAATGAAAACGGAGCGTCACGCTGCTGCCTGGTCACTGTGGCTACGGAGCTTTTCCTCCGGAGTGGCAGCGTGCAGGGAGCTCTACATACGCTGCGAG AGAACGAATGGTTCCTGAGCTCACTCTCGTGGCCGTGCGAGCCCGCTGATCTAGAGAGTAGGACCGGTTTGTTGATCCGTCTGTCGGAGAAAACCTCTCACAGAGAGACGTTGGAGGTGCTCTGTAATCTCCCAGGGATTAAAGAGCCAAATG gCACGATAGACATCTCCAGGTACAGTCATCTGTTTAACACTCACCTGCAAGCGTGTGTGGACAGACAGATTCTTCCTGTCGCTTCCGACACCATCATCTTCATGTTGTCCAAAAAACTGCCAGTGGACCACAAAGTGCTTAAGATGCTTTTCCACAAACTGGGCCAGCAAAGCCTCTGGTTGCGAGCACGGGAGGTCTTCAGAT GCTGTCTCAGTGGGGGTTACTACCCTGGAGTATTTGCCACCCCTGGGTGCAGGACACTCCTCCTCCCCTGTCAGCTGGGAGAGGTCGAGCTGGCCCTCACATTTGAGATGTTCATCGCTGTCAACGCAACAGTCATTCTCCAGCTTTCAGAAACCACCACATCTTCTCTTAGCATCACTCTTAAAAG gactcTGAGCTGTGAGAGAGCCTACCTCTCTGCTGGTAGccgtctcctctctgcagcctgtATCCTTCAGCCCAAAGTAACTGTCCACTACGTAGCAGTTAACTCTTTACAAGAGCAAGTTTTCTCACTTGATGTCCCCTCCGCTCGCCGCTGGCTCCGCTGCAATCATTTGTGGGCCAATGAGGTTTGGACACACTGA